One Perca flavescens isolate YP-PL-M2 chromosome 14, PFLA_1.0, whole genome shotgun sequence genomic window carries:
- the grinaa gene encoding glutamate receptor, ionotropic, N-methyl D-aspartate-associated protein 1a (glutamate binding) isoform X2 — translation MSQEKSGYPVMGENNPLHNNVYGPPQPGFGMPPPNYSQAPGGPYPPAAGYGQPGYPQAGPGFAPGPYPQMPYPQGPYPQGPYQQGVAQPGFLSDPSAVGSAGYHGDVPPSYYDNEEFTNSGFEDKSIRQAFIRKVFMVLTVQLMITFSFVAVFTFVNEAKFFVRRNPWTYYVSYAVFFVSLIVLSCCGDFRRKHPWNLVALSILTLSLSYMVGMIASFYDTETVIMAVGITAVVCFTVVLFSLQSKYDFTSCRGVLFVCLIVLLLFSILCIFIRHRILHIVYASLGALLFTCFLAVDTQLLLGNKKMSLSPEEYIFAALNLYTDIINIFLYILTIVGRSRE, via the exons ATGTCCCAGGAGAAGAGTGGATACCCTGTTATGGGTGAGAACAACCCACTTCATAACAACGTTTATGGACCCCCTCAGCCAGGTTTCGGCATGCCCCCTCCCAACTACAGCCAAGCCCCAGGAGGACCGTACCCACCAGCAGCCGGCTATGGACAGCCAGGCTACCCCCAGGCAGGCCCAGGTTTTGCCCCTGGTCCCTACCCTCAGATGCCTTACCCACAGGGACCCTACCCACAGGGGCCTTATCAGCAAGGGGTCGCACAGCCAGGCTTTCTCAGTGACCCCTCGG CTGTCGGCAGTGCTGGTTACCATGGTGATGTGCCTCCATCTTACTACGACAATGAGGAGTTCACCAACTCTGGCTTTGAAGACAAGAGCATCCGACAAGCCTTCATCAGAAAA GTCTTCATGGTTCTCACAGTGCAGCTGATGATCACTTTCTCCTTCGTTGCAGTCTTCACTTTTGTCAATGAGGCTAAGTTCTTTGTGCGACGTAATCCATGGACATACTATGTGTCCTATGCAGTCTTCTTTGTGTCTCTAATCGTCCTCAGCTGTTGTGGAGACTTCCGCCGCAAGCACCCCTGGAACTTGGTTGCACTG TCCATCCTGACCCTGAGCCTCTCCTACATGGTGGGCATGATCGCCAGCTTCTATGACACCGAGACCGTCATCATGGCTGTGGGCATCACTGCAGTGGTCTGCTTCACTGTCGTGCTCTTCTCACTACAG AGCAAGTATGACTTCACTTCCTGTCGGGGCGTGCTGTTTGTGTGCCTGATTGTGCTGTTGCTCTTCTCCATCCTCTGCATCTTCATCCGCCACAGGATCCTGCACATCGTCTATGCCTCACTGGGGGCCCTGCTCTTCACCTGC TTTTTGGCTGTGGACACTCAGCTTCTCCTGGGCAACAAGAAGATGTCTCTGAGTCCAGAGGAGTACATTTTTGCTGCCCTCAACCTCTACACTGACATCATCAACATTTTCCTGTACATCCTGACTATTGTGGGACGCTCCCGGGAATGA
- the mapk15 gene encoding mitogen-activated protein kinase 15 encodes MSKNYESTNVSEVEDHISLKYDIKKRLGKGAYGIVWKAVDRQTGEVVAVKKIFDAFRNRTDAQRTFREIMFLQEFGDHPNIVKLLNVVRAQNDKDIYLIFEYMDTDLHAVIKKGTLLKDIHKRYVMHQLFKAIKYLHSGNVIHRDQKPSNVLLDTDCVVKLCDFGLARSLNQIQEDSGNPALTEYVATRWYRAPEILLGSTRYTKGVDMWSLGCILGEMLLGKALFPGTSTINQIEKIMSAIPHPSPEDILAIKSEYGSSVIQRMLLKTQVPLEDLLQLSVPPDALDLLKGLLVFNPDKRLTAEQALQHPYVARFHNPAREPALNYDVVLPVDDDVQLSVVQYRNKLYEMILERRTNQGVLRLIHPKDGGCVSSIEKPHVKDKVEKDPVAVDGCGDRGGKTQHEKTKETNDVPSNTGVTKPGPVNVSTPPAVEKTSPLSSPGLGKLTYNPITHAPNGFVRSPAGPPNYYPSTAANRKLVGQSSNGGAATSPTEGTNTDATMDQIFRRGRSAPVTHNRSFSLTLNQTQNNPLVRQDEPSLSSGLYVTSARLNQRSTSQVREALPPTRFSKKVFQSNCNVAAAGDPRAKLGSYSQAYGTINKTELDNLLRSRPYNQ; translated from the exons GCTTATGGCATTGTATGGAAAGCagttgacagacagacaggcgagGTTGTAGCTGTAAAGAAGATCTTTGATGCCTTCAGGAACAGGACAGATGCCCAG CGGACATTCAGGGAAATCATGTTCCTCCAG GAGTTTGGAGATCATCCCAACATCGTCAAACTTCTAAATGTCGTCAGAGCTCAAAATGACAAAGACATTTACCTCATCTTTGAAtacatgg ATACCGACCTGCATGCAGTGATAAAGAAAGGTACCCTGCTGAAGGACATCCACAAACGTTATGTGATGCACCAGCTCTTCAAAGCTATCAAATACCTGCATTCAGGAAATGTTATCCACAGGGACCAAAAG CCATCCAACGTGCTGCTGGACACCGACTGTGTAGTCAAGCTGTGTGATTTCGGCTTGGCCAGATCACTCAACCAGATCCAAGAGGACAGTGGGAATCCAGCACTGACGGAGTACGTGGCGACGCGGTGGTACCGAGCTCCTGAGATCCTGCTGGGATCCACGAG GTACACTAAAGGCGTGGACATGTGGAGCCTTGGCTGTATCTTGGGAGAGATGCTGCTGGGAAAAGCCCTGTTCCCAGGAACATCCACCATAAACCAAATAGAGAAGATCATGAGTGCCATACCCCACCCCAGCCCAGAAG ataTTCTCGCAATCAAGTCTGAATACGGATCTTCTGTCATTCAGAGAATGTTActaaa AACACAGGTGCCTTTGGAGGATCTTCTCCAGCTGTCTGTGCCTCCTGATGCTCTGGACCTGTTGAAAGGTTTGCTAGTTTTCAACCCAGACAAGCGGCTCACTGCTGAGCAAGCCCTCCAACACCCATATGTAGCCAG GTTTCATAATCCAGCCAGAGAGCCAGCTCTTAACTATGATGTAGTGCTGCCAGTGGATGACGATGTACAATTATCTGTTGTTCAGTACCGCAACAAACTTTATGAG ATGATACTGGAAAGGAGAACTAATCAGGGGGTGCTAAGGCTGATCCACCCAAAGGATGGAGGCTGTGTCAGTAGCATTGAGAAGCCCCATGTGAAGGACAAAGTAGAGAAGGACCCAGTGGCAGTGGATGGGTGTGGTGACCGCGGAGGGAAAACGCAACATGAAAAGACTAAAGAGACAAACGACGTTCCTTCCAATACAGGCGTCACCAAACCTGGGCCTGTGAACGTGTCAACCCCACCTGCTGTGGAGAAGACGAGTCCATTATCTAGTCCTGGCTTGggaaaactcacatataacccCATCACACATGCCCCAA ATGGTTTTGTTCGGAGTCCAGCTGGTCCTCCTAATTACTACCCCTCCACTGCAGCCAACAGGAAACTAGTGGGACAGAGCAGTAATGGAGGTGCAGCAACATCACCAACAGAGGGCACCAATACTGATGCA ACCATGGACCAGATTTTCCGGCGTGGTCGCTCAGCTCCTGTGACCCACAACCGCTCCTTCTCCTTGACCCTTAACCAAACCCAGAACAACCCGTTGGTTCGCCAAGATGAGCCATCCCTGTCCTCGGGGCTATATGTTACATCTGCACGCTTG AACCAGCGCTCCACCTCTCAGGTTCGTGAGGCTCTGCCACCGACACGGTTCAGCAAGAAAGTATTTCAGAGTAACTGTAATGTGGCTGCTGCAGGCGACCCTCGAGCCAAACTCGGCAGCTATTCCCAGGCCTATGGTACCATCAACAAGACTGAACTGGACAATCTGCTTCGAAGCCGTCCTTACAACCAGTAA
- the grinaa gene encoding glutamate receptor, ionotropic, N-methyl D-aspartate-associated protein 1a (glutamate binding) isoform X1, whose amino-acid sequence MSQEKSGYPVMGENNPLHNNVYGPPQPGFGMPPPNYSQAPGGPYPPAAGYGQPGYPQAGPGFAPGPYPQMPYPQGPYPQGPYQQGVAQPGFLSDPSEAVGSAGYHGDVPPSYYDNEEFTNSGFEDKSIRQAFIRKVFMVLTVQLMITFSFVAVFTFVNEAKFFVRRNPWTYYVSYAVFFVSLIVLSCCGDFRRKHPWNLVALSILTLSLSYMVGMIASFYDTETVIMAVGITAVVCFTVVLFSLQSKYDFTSCRGVLFVCLIVLLLFSILCIFIRHRILHIVYASLGALLFTCFLAVDTQLLLGNKKMSLSPEEYIFAALNLYTDIINIFLYILTIVGRSRE is encoded by the exons ATGTCCCAGGAGAAGAGTGGATACCCTGTTATGGGTGAGAACAACCCACTTCATAACAACGTTTATGGACCCCCTCAGCCAGGTTTCGGCATGCCCCCTCCCAACTACAGCCAAGCCCCAGGAGGACCGTACCCACCAGCAGCCGGCTATGGACAGCCAGGCTACCCCCAGGCAGGCCCAGGTTTTGCCCCTGGTCCCTACCCTCAGATGCCTTACCCACAGGGACCCTACCCACAGGGGCCTTATCAGCAAGGGGTCGCACAGCCAGGCTTTCTCAGTGACCCCTCGG AAGCTGTCGGCAGTGCTGGTTACCATGGTGATGTGCCTCCATCTTACTACGACAATGAGGAGTTCACCAACTCTGGCTTTGAAGACAAGAGCATCCGACAAGCCTTCATCAGAAAA GTCTTCATGGTTCTCACAGTGCAGCTGATGATCACTTTCTCCTTCGTTGCAGTCTTCACTTTTGTCAATGAGGCTAAGTTCTTTGTGCGACGTAATCCATGGACATACTATGTGTCCTATGCAGTCTTCTTTGTGTCTCTAATCGTCCTCAGCTGTTGTGGAGACTTCCGCCGCAAGCACCCCTGGAACTTGGTTGCACTG TCCATCCTGACCCTGAGCCTCTCCTACATGGTGGGCATGATCGCCAGCTTCTATGACACCGAGACCGTCATCATGGCTGTGGGCATCACTGCAGTGGTCTGCTTCACTGTCGTGCTCTTCTCACTACAG AGCAAGTATGACTTCACTTCCTGTCGGGGCGTGCTGTTTGTGTGCCTGATTGTGCTGTTGCTCTTCTCCATCCTCTGCATCTTCATCCGCCACAGGATCCTGCACATCGTCTATGCCTCACTGGGGGCCCTGCTCTTCACCTGC TTTTTGGCTGTGGACACTCAGCTTCTCCTGGGCAACAAGAAGATGTCTCTGAGTCCAGAGGAGTACATTTTTGCTGCCCTCAACCTCTACACTGACATCATCAACATTTTCCTGTACATCCTGACTATTGTGGGACGCTCCCGGGAATGA
- the si:ch211-199g17.9 gene encoding synaptonemal complex central element protein 1 isoform X1 produces the protein MSELAGFNIEDLINVTPMNGGGGMQQEPKVEQLMGKLRRLQQGKRALEEEIKEFKSVSDSLQKELETLQTEVYQLEGIHKEKEELCRKLQFQCEESEQDCSRQLKQNKKSEELLEEYRCEIQEFKLKHRKQRMKFENQLHQLIEQHKNLHTVFTPERLPEEIESAGNTKSQLLSAEQIKLAQLHRLDEELEEMNKQKQPVTTAAETQEE, from the exons ATGAGCGAATTGGCAG GATTCAACATTGAGGACTTGATTAATGTTACACCAATGAATGGAG GTGGAGGAATGCAGCAGGAGCCCAAAGTTGAACAGTTGATGGGCAAATTAAGAAGGCTGCAACAAG GTAAAAGAGCCCTGGAAGAAGAAATTAAGGAATTCAAATCTGTCAGTGACTCTTTGCAGAAAGAGCTGGAAACTT tacAAACTGAAGTTTACCAACTGGAAGGAATccataaagaaaaagaag AGTTGTGCAGGAAGCTGCAGTTCCAGTGTGAGGAGTCTGAGCAGGACTGTTCCAG gcAGTTAAAGCAGAACAAGAAAAGTGAGGAACTTCTGGAAGAGTACAGATGTGAAATCCAGGAATTCAAGCTTAAACACCGGAAGCAGCG GATGAAGTTTGAAAACCAACTTCATCAGCTGATAGAGCAGCATAAGAATCTGCACACTGTCTTT ACTCCAGAAAGGCTCCCAGAAGAAATAGAGAGTGCTGGGAATACGAAAAGTCAGCTGTTATCAGCTG AACAAATTAAGTTGGCTCAGCTGCACCGCCTCGATGAGGAGCTAGAAGAGATGAATAAACAGAAGCAGCCAGTGACAACAGCTGCAGAGACTCAGGAGGAGTAA
- the fam83hb gene encoding LOW QUALITY PROTEIN: protein FAM83H (The sequence of the model RefSeq protein was modified relative to this genomic sequence to represent the inferred CDS: inserted 1 base in 1 codon), which yields MAHRSQSSSIGDNPLDPNYLPPHYREEYRLAIDALIENDIQGYYEFLQSADVVGFLAQSEIEFIKSTIQTPNQTSSVPELTYHEGRQDADGSSDTYWPMQSDLAAPGLDLGWPLPQQSFMGPTEVTTLVNPSDPDMPSIKQQARRLIKNARQVIAVVMDKFTDVDLFADLLDAAARHVPVYILLDEQEVHHFVSMVFNCKVNLDQHPMLRVRTVAGITYYSRTGKSFKGQVKDRFLLADCKAVLSGNYSFMWSYEKIHRCIAHLFLGELVSTFDEEFRILFAQSEPLVIDPSDGALALSDSSSYLGNQFGLKRTQSLRNPTGYRRQLEIPSAFSYGDADRNLALPFRRNDPFRHTIEPGAGITIGKYSQQQFRLQQSFLEQGRSIVSRQMEISTSGFKRHSYAEGTQENYSSSRQYMKHRVMNNLDETDFHREQTQTSHYYNEGPGPGSGKGHYDRLRGCPPQLSIDQYSDSSFRSDREPPPGKYNREYFSSEDLRGPEGCQAPPLAGRYGGDSTNRRPTIGQAYACQSSPTQPHPAEKKPFAKQPDQAHDEDADAKQGMRSWRIHSYLSTYEDSGEEGVTQPLGPDAFEDPPPSQQPSATENSAPRFGIKEPPNVPPKPRPDILRPRFGKPIPYXAPTTTKECNSQGTLQQGRWVGMKETQDLFLSKHESFRTRVNPLLQRNSRLRSSLIFSSSKAEMHSGSLGLKPATEEDEELNSVRTSSIVAQILEKRRSLSREPFEWRKKAEERDKEKEREKEKEREEKEKVEKERQQEERGIQLKDEIKAKEEPQKTNKEVKTTPTFEKSDVTTSLSMNMNDPANRLQYFKDLAAKRKASTMETELSLKAPEPAEKKPDLSDKPPLKPAMTPNIPTVSSAEPEPKKIDISAKLAELTRRSSFSSSKPPILKPSASYLKPSETTPLQKEENASDGQKKDIFKSLKPLPSPKIFRKDPLKFKGLNPRRISCDEEILTTDATDAEKSEMKKSRSQSSSTLPRDDSREGLQKVMGSNTSINTLGEGKGEGKTLDFLKKQTQRLKGLLGPKDKEKKSSGDDRGMSTVREITEDISKKLSSSARDKESTTADQITANHKTSTGISGPSRYQAPGSSVLFSSNLRDDTKVILEQISANSQKNRLEREETGGEKESDGGEKGLEGQNSIKKNLFLRPSGNIQEREGLLKRMESLRKEKKVYSRFEMGNNLG from the exons ATGGCACATCGATCTCAGAGTTCATCGATTGGCGATAACCCCCTCGACCCAAACTACCTGCCCCCACATTACCGTGAGGAGTACCGTCTAGCTATTGATGCTCTGATAGAAAATGACATACAG GGTTACTATGAGTTCCTCCAGTCCGCGGATGTGGTCGGTTTCCTGGCACAGTCGGAAATTGAATTCATTAAGTCAACAATCCAGACGCCCAACCAGACCTCCAGCGTCCCAGAGCTGACATACCATGAGGGACGTCAGGATGCTGATGGCTCCTCCGACACCTACTGGCCGATGCAGTCTGACCTGGCTGCCCCGGGGCTGGACCTGGGCTGGCCACTGCCACAGCAAAGCTTCATGGGGCCCACAGAGGTCACCACTCTAGTCAACCCCTCCGACCCAGACATGCCAAGCATCAAGCAGCAGGCCAGGAGACTCATTAAGAATGCACGCCAG GTTATTGCTGTGGTGATGGACAAGTTTACAGATGTTGACCTTTTTGCGGACCTCTTGGACGCAGCAGCACGCCACGTTCCTGTTTATATTCTACTGGATGAGCAGGAAGTCCATCACTTTGTCTCTATGGTCTTCAACTGCAAAGTCAACTTGGACCAACATCCT ATGTTGCGTGTCAGGACTGTGGCAGGAATAACCTATTATTCCCGTACGGGGAAATCATTTAAGGGGCAGGTGAAAGATCGTTTCCTACTGGCTGACTGCAAAGCTGTACTCAGTGGCAACTACAG TTTCATGTGGTCCTATGAGAAGATCCACCGCTGCATCGCCCACCTCTTCCTCGGGGAGCTGGTTTCCACCTTTGATGAAGAGTTTCGCATTCTCTTTGCTCAGTCAGAGCCTTTAGTTATTGACCCATCTGATGGAGCACTTGCTCTCTCTGACTCCAGCAGTTACTTAGGCAACCAGTTCGGTTTAAAGAGGACCCAGTCTTTGCGTAATCCCACAGGTTACCGAAGGCAGCTTGAGATTCCCTCTGCCTTCTCTTATGGAGACGCTGATCGTAACCTTGCCCTTCCTTTCCGGAGGAACGATCCATTTCGTCACACCATTGAACCTGGGGCAGGAATTACAATAGGAAAGTATTCCCAGCAACAGTTTCGTCTGCAGCAGTCGTTCCTGGAGCAGGGAAGGTCCATAGTTTCCAGGCAGATGGAGATAAGTACCAGTGGCTTCAAGAGGCACAGCTATGCAGAGGGAACCCAGGAAAACTACTCCTCTTCGAGGCAATACATGAAGCACAGAGTCATGAATAATTTGGATGAGACAGACTTTCACAG GGAGCAGACCCAAACTAGCCATTACTACAATGAAGGGCCTGGGCCGGGTTCTGGCAAGGGACACTACGACAGACTTCGAGGTTGTCCTCCACAACTCTCCATTGACCAGTATTCAGATTCAAGCTTTCGCTCAGATCGGGAGCCTCCACCTGGAAAGTATAACCGAGAATACTTTTCATCTGAGGACTTGAGAGGACCTGAGGGGTGCCAGGCACCTCCATTAGCTGGAAGGTATGGAGGAGATTCCACCAATAGGAGACCAACCATAGGTCAGGCGTATGCCTGCCAGAGCTCACCCACACAGCCTCACCCTGCAGAGAAGAAACCGTTTGCCAAACAACCTGATCAGGCGCATGATGAAGATGCAGATGCTAAGCAAGGCATGAGAAGTTGGAGAATCCATTCCTATCTTAGCACTTATGAGGACAGTGGAGAAGAAGGTGTGACTCAACCTTTGGGGCCTGATGCATTTGAAGATCCTCCTCCATCTCAGCAGCCATCTGCCACTGAAAACTCAGCTCCCCGCTTTGGAATAAAGGAGCCACCGAATGTTCCCCCCAAACCCAGACCAGACATCTTGAGACCACGGTTTGGAAAGCCCATACCTT ctgccccaacaacaaccaagGAGTGCAACAGTCAAGGGACTCTGCAGCAAGGGAGGTGGGTTGGAATGAAAGAGACTCAAGATCTCTTCCTGTCCAAACATGAATCATTCCGTACACGGGTTAATCCACTCCTTCAACGTAACTCTCGTCTGCGTTCCTCGCTTATATTCTCATCATCCAAGGCAGAGATGCACAGTGGTAGCCTGGGCCTAAAACCAGCCACAGAGGAAGACGAGGAGTTAAACTCAGTGCGCACTTCCTCGATTGTGGCCCAGATCCTAGAGAAGAGGAGGTCATTGTCTCGTGAGCCTTTTGAGTGGAGAAAGAAGGCTGAGGAAAGAGATaaggagaaagaaagggagaaggagaaagaaagggaggagaaagaaaaagtggAGAAAGAGCGACAGCAAGAGGAAAGGGGGATTCAATTAAAAGATGAGATTAAAGCAAAAGAGGAACCTCAGAAAACCAACAAAGAGGTAAAGACGACACCAACTTTTGAGAAATCTGATGTCACAACATCATTATCTATGAACATGAATGACCCAGCAAATAGACTGCAGTATTTCAAAGACCTGGCGGCCAAAAGAAAAGCCTCAACAATGGAAACAGAGTTATCGCTCAAAGCCCCAGAGCCTGCTGAAAAAAAGCCAGACCTTTCTGATAAACCTCCCCTAAAACCTGCAATGACTCCAAACATCCCAACTGTTAGTTCAGCCGAACCTGAACCAAAGAAGATAGACATATCTGCAAAATTGGCAGAGCTCACTCGCAGATCTTCATTTAGTTCCTCAAAACCACCCATACTAAAGCCTTCTGCAAGCTACCTGAAGCCTTCAGAGACAACTCCACTTCAAAAAGAGGAAAATGCATCAGATGGTCAAAAGAAGGATATATTCAAGTCTCTAAAGCCCCTTCCGTCACCTAAGATCTTCAGGAAGGATCCGTTGAAGTTCAAAGGACTAAATCCCCGTCGGATCTCCTGTGATGAAGAGATTCTGACCACAGACGCTACTGATGCAGAGAAGAGTGAAATGAAAAAGAGTCGCTCTCAAAGTTCTTCAACTCTGCCACGTGATGACTCCAGGGAAGGATTGCAAAAAGTTATGGGATCTAATACATCCATCAACACACTTGGTGAGGGAAAGGGTGAGGGGAAGACACTTGACTTCTTGAAGAAGCAGACGCAGAGGCTAAAGGGATTACTGGGGCCCAAGGATAAAGAGAAGAAATCTTCAGGAGACGATAGGGGCATGAGCACGGTCAGAGAGATCACTGAAGATATAAGCAAAAAGCTGAGTTCATCAGCTAGAGATAAAGAATCCACCACTGCCGACCAAatcacagccaatcacaaaacATCAACCGGCATATCAGGCCCATCTCGATACCAGGCCCCGGGCAGCTCTGTTCTGTTCAGTAGCAACCTACGAGATGACACCAAAGTCATTCTAGAGCAGATCTCGGCCAACAGCCAGAAAAACCGACTCGAGCGAGAAGAAACaggaggggagaaagagagtgacGGTGGGGAGAAGGGGCTGGAGGGACAGAACTCCATCAAGAAAAATCTATTTCTGCGTCCCTCAGGCAACATCCAGGAGCGGGAGGGATTGCTGAAGAGGATGGAGAGTTTGAGGAAGGAAAAGAAGGTCTACAGCCGCTTTGAG ATGGGGAATAACCTGGGATAA
- the si:ch211-199g17.9 gene encoding uncharacterized protein si:ch211-199g17.9 isoform X2, which produces MSELAGFNIEDLINVTPMNGGGGMQQEPKVEQLMGKLRRLQQVQTEVYQLEGIHKEKEELCRKLQFQCEESEQDCSRQLKQNKKSEELLEEYRCEIQEFKLKHRKQRMKFENQLHQLIEQHKNLHTVFTPERLPEEIESAGNTKSQLLSAEQIKLAQLHRLDEELEEMNKQKQPVTTAAETQEE; this is translated from the exons ATGAGCGAATTGGCAG GATTCAACATTGAGGACTTGATTAATGTTACACCAATGAATGGAG GTGGAGGAATGCAGCAGGAGCCCAAAGTTGAACAGTTGATGGGCAAATTAAGAAGGCTGCAACAAG tacAAACTGAAGTTTACCAACTGGAAGGAATccataaagaaaaagaag AGTTGTGCAGGAAGCTGCAGTTCCAGTGTGAGGAGTCTGAGCAGGACTGTTCCAG gcAGTTAAAGCAGAACAAGAAAAGTGAGGAACTTCTGGAAGAGTACAGATGTGAAATCCAGGAATTCAAGCTTAAACACCGGAAGCAGCG GATGAAGTTTGAAAACCAACTTCATCAGCTGATAGAGCAGCATAAGAATCTGCACACTGTCTTT ACTCCAGAAAGGCTCCCAGAAGAAATAGAGAGTGCTGGGAATACGAAAAGTCAGCTGTTATCAGCTG AACAAATTAAGTTGGCTCAGCTGCACCGCCTCGATGAGGAGCTAGAAGAGATGAATAAACAGAAGCAGCCAGTGACAACAGCTGCAGAGACTCAGGAGGAGTAA